From the genome of Drosophila melanogaster chromosome 2L, one region includes:
- the Npc2a gene encoding Niemann-Pick type C-2a, with protein MLRYAVIACAALVVFAGALEFSDCGSKTGKFTRVAIEGCDTTKAECILKRNTTVSFSIDFALAEEATAVKTVVHGKVLGIEMPFPLANPDACVDSGLKCPLEKDESYRYTATLPVLRSYPKVSVLVKWELQDQDGADIICVEIPAKIQ; from the coding sequence ATGCTGAGGTACGCGGTAATTGCCTGTGCTGCACTGGTGGTCTTCGCCGGAGCCCTCGAGTTCAGCGATTGCGGATCGAAGACGGGCAAGTTCACCCGGGTGGCCATCGAGGGCTGCGACACCACCAAGGCGGAGTGCATCCTCAAGAGGAACACCACGGTCAGCTTCTCCATCGACTTCGCCCTGGCCGAGGAGGCAACGGCGGTGAAGACAGTCGTCCACGGCAAGGTCCTGGGCATCGAGATGCCCTTCCCGCTGGCCAATCCCGATGCCTGTGTGGACAGTGGTCTGAAGTGCCCGTTGGAGAAGGACGAGTCGTACCGCTACACGGCCACCCTGCCGGTGCTGAGATCCTACCCCAAAGTGTCCGTGCTGGTCAAGTGGGAGCTGCAGGATCAGGACGGAGCGGACATCATCTGCGTCGAGATTCCCGCTAAAATTCAGTAG
- the Obp22a gene encoding Odorant-binding protein 22a, isoform C, translating into MRVLLAFVLLLGLSVLATKEPEEVKIVSECAKENNVHRKKALDLLMSYRLKKKTHNVMCFINCIFERTNILQKVKEKVVKENHNCDSIKDADKCAESFQKFQCLVKIEMKVRGIDRG; encoded by the exons ATGCGAGTGTTGCTGGCTTTTGTACTTCTGCTTGGCCTCTCAGTTTTGGCCACTAAGGAA CCGGAAGAAGTTAAAATTGTAAGCGAGTGTGCCAAGGAGAACAATGTTCATAGGAAGAAGGCACTGGACCTTTTAATGAGCTATCGTTTGAAGAAGAAAACCCACAACGTCATGTGCTTCATCAACTGCATCTTCGAGCGAACCAACATACTGCAGAAAGTTAAGGAAAAAGTTGTAAAGGAAAATCACAACTGCGACTCCATCAAGGACGCTGATAAGTGTGCAGAATCCTTCCAAAAATTTCAATGCTTGGTCAAGATTGAGATGAAAGTGAGGGGGATAGATAGAGGATAG
- the CG33543 gene encoding uncharacterized protein: MDTLIALCSLLLLLLSQNAAILGQLDSTSSGGSGTGGAPPDRPPTPPLSLQPSTPSITHFVNESFIIFCQTVQKDIDTKWRDPRGQTRENTKGRVHIEKKTTGLLALVFEHIALEDRGNWTCEVNGNRNGNRNVNVEREFLASFELLVNQKISFGKTEQVQSVREGRDAMVNCFVEGMPAPEVSWLYNGEYINTVNSTKHNRLSNGLYIRNVSQADAGEYTCRAMRITPTFSDSDQITILLRIQHKPHWFFNETLPVQYAYVGGAVNLSCDAMGEPPPSFTWLHNNKGIVGFNHRIFVADYGATLQLQMKNASQFGDYKCKVANPLGMLERVIKLRPGPKPLGPRRFQLKKLYTNGFELDIQTPRMSNVSDEMQIYGYRVAYMSDTEFKFSAGNWSYAKQRDFSFHGGKHFIIPHLETNTTYLMRAASRNLAGLSDWSPVKVFTTAAGCSWSPWLYPSYGLILALIWT, encoded by the exons ATGGATACCCTAATTGCGCTCTGCTCTCTACTGTTGTTACTCCTTTCGCAAAACG CTGCAATCCTTGGCCAGTTGGACAGCACGAGCAGCGGGGGGAGTGGCACTGGCGGCGCGCCCCCCGATAGACCGCCCACTCCCCCGCTCAGCCTGCAGCCGTCGACGCCATCAATAACGCATTTCGTAAATGAGTCCTTCATCATCTTCTGCCAGACAGTACAAAAGGATATCGACACCAAGTGGCGCGATCCCCGCGGACAGACCCGTGAGAACACCAAGGGTCGCGTCCACATCGAGAAGAAGACGACGG GACTCCTGGCATTAGTTTTCGAGCACATCGCACTGGAGGACAGAGGGAACTGGACCTGCGAGGTGAACGGGAACAGGAACGGCAATCGCAACGTGAATGTGGAACGTGAATTTTTGGCCTCCTTCGAGCTGCTCGTAAATC AGAAAATCTCATTTGGCAAGACGGAGCAAGTGCAGTCGGTGCGCGAGGGACGCGACGCGATGGTCAATTGCTTCGTGGAGGGAATGCCCGCGCCGGAGGTCTCCTGGCTCTACAATGGCGAATATATAAACA CCGTCAACTCGACGAAGCACAATCGCCTGTCCAACGGTCTGTACATCAGGAATGTGAGCCAAGCGGATGCCGGGGAGTACACGTGTCGGGCGATGCGCATAACGCCGACTTTCTCGGACTCCGATCAGATAACAATTTTGCTAAGGATACAAC ATAAACCCCACTGGTTCTTCAACGAGACCCTGCCCGTGCAGTACGCCTATGTGGGCGGGGCGGTGAACCTGAGCTGCGACGCGATGGGCGAGCCGCCACCATCGTTCACCTGGCTGCACAACAACAAGGGCATCGTGGGCTTCAATCACCGCATCTTCGTGGCGGACTACGGTGCCAcgctgcagctgcagatgAAGAACGCCTCGCAGTTCGGCGACTACAAGTGCAAGGTGGCCAATCCGCTGGGCATGCTGGAGCGGGTGATCAAGCTGAGGCCAGGGCCTAAGCCACTGGGACCGCGGCGGTTCCAACTGAAGAAGCTCTACACCAACGGCTTCGAGCTGGACATCCAAACGCCAAGGATGAGCAACGTGTCCGACGAAATGCAGATCTACGGTTACCGGGTGGCCTACATGAGTGACACTGAGTTCAAGTTCAGCGCTGGAAACTGGAGCTATGCCAAGCAGAGGGACTTCTCCTTCCACGGGG GCAAGCACTTCATCATTCCCCACCTGGAGACGAACACCACGTATCTGATGCGGGCGGCCAGTAGGAATCTGGCCGGATTGAGCGACTGGAGTCCCGTGAAGGTGTTCACCACGGCCGCAGGATGCAGCTGGAGTCCTTGGCTGTATCCGTCATATGGACTCATTCTCGCTTTGATCTGGACATAG
- the CG15353 gene encoding uncharacterized protein, producing the protein MLKLVLLLLAALLAVAMAVPAPGPSPNPAPVPQFVYSAGYPAVGYASPYVYYG; encoded by the exons ATGCTGAAGCTG gtactcctcctcctcgccgcTCTCCTGGCCGTTGCCATGGCCGTTCCCGCTCCGGGACCCAGTCCAAATCCCGCCCCGGTGCCACAGTTTGTCTACTCCGCCGGCTATCCGGCCGTGGGATACGCCTCCCCGTACGTCTACTACGGCTGA
- the Nplp4 gene encoding Neuropeptide-like precursor 4, isoform B has product MFKLLVVVFAALFAAALAVPAPVARANPAPIPIASPEPAPQYYYGASPYAYSGGYYDSPYSYYG; this is encoded by the exons ATGTTCAAGCTG CTGGTTGTCGTTTTCGCTGCCCTCTTCGCCGCTGCTCTGGCTGTTCCCGCTCCAGTTGCCCGTGCCAATCCCGCCCCAATCCCGATTGCCAGCCCCGAGCCCGCCCCCCAGTACTACTACGGAGCTAGCCCATACGCCTACTCCGGAGGATACTACGATTCGCCCTACTCCTACTACGGCTAA